In Elusimicrobiota bacterium, the genomic window GACGGGCCTGCTCAAGGAGCCGCGGCCGTGAGGAAGATCAACTTCAACGCCGGCCCCGCCGCCCTCCCCCTGCCCGTCCTCGAGCGGGCCCAGAGGGAGCTGCTCGATTTCGAGGGGACGGGCCTGTCGATCCTCGAGCACAGCCACCGCGGTCCCGATTACGACCGCGTCCACGAGGGGGCGCTGTCGCTGTTCTCCGAGCTGCTGGGCCTGCCGAAGAGCCACAGCCCGATCATGGTGCAGGGCGGAGCGAGCCTCCAGTTCGCGATGCTGCCGATGAACTTCCTCGGACCCGGGCGCTCGGCGGACTACGCCGTCACCGGCCACTGGGCGCGGCTCGCCTACGAGGAGGCCCGCCGGGTGGGGGCCGCGCGCGCGGCCTGCGACACCGCGGGTCCCGGCGGCAAGCACACCCGCGTCCCGAAGCCGGACGAGCTCCTGCTCGACCCGAAGGCCGCGTACCTGCACATCACGACCAACAACACGATCTTCGGGACGCAGTGGCGGACCTTGCCCGACGCCAAGGGCGTGCCGCTCGTCGCCGACATGTGCTCGGACATCTTGTCGCGCCCCGTGGACGCGGCGAGGTTCGCCTTGATATACGCCGGCGCGCAGAAGAACCTCGGCCCCGCGGGGCTCGCCCTGATCGCGGTGGACCGGGACTGGCTGAAGACGGCGCGCAAGGACCTTCCCGACATCCTGAGCTACGCCGTGCACCTGGAGGCGCGGTCCATCTACCACACGCCGCCCACCTTCGCCGTCTATCTCGTCGGGCTCCAGCTCGAATGGATCAAGGCCAACGGCGGGCCCGCCGGCATGGAGAAGCGCAATCGAGCGAAGGCCGAGCTCCTGTACGGGACGCTCGACCGCCTCAAGGGCTTCTACGCCGCTCCCGTCGAGAAGGAGAGCCGCTCCCTGATGAACGCGGTCTTCCACACCCCCTCGCCCGAGCTCGACGACCTGTTCTGCCTGGAGGGGGAGAA contains:
- the serC gene encoding 3-phosphoserine/phosphohydroxythreonine transaminase; its protein translation is MRKINFNAGPAALPLPVLERAQRELLDFEGTGLSILEHSHRGPDYDRVHEGALSLFSELLGLPKSHSPIMVQGGASLQFAMLPMNFLGPGRSADYAVTGHWARLAYEEARRVGAARAACDTAGPGGKHTRVPKPDELLLDPKAAYLHITTNNTIFGTQWRTLPDAKGVPLVADMCSDILSRPVDAARFALIYAGAQKNLGPAGLALIAVDRDWLKTARKDLPDILSYAVHLEARSIYHTPPTFAVYLVGLQLEWIKANGGPAGMEKRNRAKAELLYGTLDRLKGFYAAPVEKESRSLMNAVFHTPSPELDDLFCLEGEKEGITGMKGHRAAGGMRVSLYNAVSLGDVRTLTDFMESFAQRRG